From a single Lolium rigidum isolate FL_2022 chromosome 7, APGP_CSIRO_Lrig_0.1, whole genome shotgun sequence genomic region:
- the LOC124672919 gene encoding berberine bridge enzyme-like Cyn d 4, giving the protein MALAMLIMISSLFFHSSYASSDDFLRCLAASIPNKVLFAQSSPRFPSVLASSVRNPRFLTPGTAWPLCIVTPTNASHAQAAVVCGRRHGVRLRVRSGGHDYEGLSYRSVRPGAAFAVVDLARLRSVRVTRGPPATAWVDSGATLGELYHAVGRASGRLAFPAGLCPTVGVGGHLSGGGFGMLLRKHGLAADHVVDAVLVDAKGRLLDRTSMGRDVFWAIRGGGGGGSFGIVLSWQVKLVPVPPTVTVFTVAKSVEEGAVDILAKWQEVAPALPDDLFVRVLVQGQVASFQSLYLGTCDALLPVMRHRFPALGVNRKHCKEMTWLQSVAYVYLGAGATVEDILNRTTAVDVVFSKATSDYVRRGISRDTWAEIFTRWLARPDAGLMILDPYGGKIADLPESATPFPHRGGVLYNIQYMNFWEGANEEAARAGWVRDVYRFMESYVSKNPREAYANYKDLWLGENVVGAGAIRSYEAGRVWGEKYYKGNFRRLAMAKREIDPDDYFSNEQSIPPLAVQLILTNMAQVDRSY; this is encoded by the coding sequence ATGGCGCTAGCAATGCTCATCATGATCTCTAGCTTATTCTTCCATTCTTCATATGCTTCCTCAGATGACTTCCTCCGGTGCCTCGCGGCGTCCATACCGAACAAGGTTCTCTTCGCCCAGAGCTCCCCGCGGTTCCCGTCGGTCCTCGCGTCCTCCGTCCGGAACCCCAGGTTCCTGACGCCCGGGACTGCGTGGCCGCTCTGCATCGTCACCCCGACGAACGCGTCGCACGCCCAGGCCGCCGTCGTCTGCGGCCGCCGCCACGGCGTGCGCCTCCGCGTGCGCAGCGGCGGGCACGACTACGAGGGCCTCTCTTACAGGTCGGTGCGGCCCGGCGCGGCGTTCGCCGTGGTCGACCTCGCCCGCCTTCGCTCCGTGCGCGTCACCCGTGGACCGCCCGCCACCGCGTGGGTGGACTCCGGCGCGACGCTCGGGGAGCTCTACCACGCCGTCGGGAGGGCCAGCGGCCGTCTCGCGTTCCCGGCGGGCCTGTGCCCGACGGTGGGCGTCGGCGGGCACCTCAGCGGCGGCGGCTTCGGCATGCTCCTTCGCAAGCACGGCCTCGCCGCCGACCACGTCGTGGATGCCGTGCTGGTCGATGCCAAGGGGCGGCTCCTGGACAGGACCTCCATGGGGCGCGATGTATTCTGGGCCatccgtggcggcggcggaggagggagcTTCGGCATCGTGCTGTCGTGGCAGGTGAAGCTCGTGCCCGTGCCGCCGACGGTCACGGTGTTCACCGTCGCCAAGTCAGTCGAGGAGGGCGCGGTGGACATCCTCGCCAAGTGGCAAGAGGTCGCCCCGGCTCTCCCCGACGACCTGTTCGTGAGGGTGCTCGTCCAGGGACAGGTGGCCAGCTTCCAGTCCCTGTACCTGGGCACCTGCGACGCGCTCCTGCCGGTGATGCGCCACCGCTTCCCAGCGCTCGGCGTGAACCGAAAGCACTGCAAGGAGATGACCTGGCTCCAGTCCGTAGCCTACGTCTACCTCGGCGCCGGCGCCACCGTGGAGGACATCCTGAACCGGACCACCGCCGTGGACGTGGTCTTCAGCAAGGCAACGTCCGACTACGTCCGGCGTGGCATCTCCAGAGACACATGGGCGGAGATCTTCACCAGATGGCTTGCGAGGCCAGACGCGGGGCTGATGATCCTGGACCCCTATGGCGGCAAAATCGCCGACCTGCCGGAGTCCGCCACGCCATTCCCGCACCGTGGAGGCGTGTTGTACAACATCCAGTACATGAATTTCTGGGAGGGCGCCAACGAGGAGGCGGCGCGGGCAGGGTGGGTCAGGGATGTGTACAGGTTCATGGAGTCGTACGTGAGCAAGAACCCGAGGGAGGCCTACGCGAATTACAAAGACCTTTGGCTCGGTGAGAATGTCGTCGGCGCCGGTGCCATTAGGAGCTACGAGGCAGGCAGGGTTTGGGGCGAGAAGTACTACAAGGGTAATTTCAGGAGGCTCGCCATGGCGAAACGTGAGATAGACCCTGACGACTACTTCAGCAATGAGCAGAGCATTCCGCCGCTTGCTGTCCAGCTCATCTTGACGAATATGGCGCAGGTGGATCGATCCTACTGA
- the LOC124672920 gene encoding momilactone A synthase-like, with translation MFRAVQLAIREKYGRVAHAAISSGRVNGFSTAASPQAQRLAGKVAVITGAASGIGKATAAEFIRNGAKVIIADVQDDQGRSVAAELGPDATYTRCDVTDEAQIAAAVDLAVERHGHLDILYSNAGVSGSPLQSSVGALDLDDFDRVMAVNARSAVACIKHGARVMAPGRRGGSILCTASVIGVLSYGSPILAYAVSKATVIAAVRAAAGPLARDRVRVNAISPHAIATPLTVRSMAEMFPDAGEDALVRVVERDWSELDGTVLAVEDVARAALYLASDEARYVTGHNLLLDGGFTAHKGVSMPSLEAEDGSAVRRQ, from the exons ATGTTCAGAGCCGTGCAGCTAGCTATCAG GGAGAAATATGGCAGAGTAGCTCACGCGGCGATCTCGTCAGGTCGCGTCAATGGCTTCTCCACGGCCGCGAGTCCTCAGGCTCAGAGGTTAGCTGGTAAAGTGGCGGTCATCACGGGCGCCGCGAGCGGCATCGGCAAGGCGACGGCCGCGGAGTTCATCCGGAACGGCGCCAAGGTCATCATCGCCGACGTGCAGGACGACCAGGGCCGctccgtggccgccgagctcggcCCCGACGCCACCTACACCCGCTGCGACGTCACCGACGAGGCGCAGATCGCCGCGGCCGTTGACCTCGCCGTAGAGCGGCACGGCCACCTCGACATCCTCTACAGCAACGCCGGCGTCTCCGGGTCCCCGTTACAGTCCTCAGTGGGCGCGCTGGACCTCGACGACTTCGACCGCGTGATGGCGGTCAACGCGCGGTCGGCGGTCGCGTGCATCAAGCACGGCGCACGCGTCATGGCGCCGGGGCGCCGCGGCGGCAGCATCCTCTGCACGGCGAGTGTCATCGGCGTGCTCAGCTACGGCTCCCCGATCCTCGCGTACGCGGTCTCCAAGGCCACCGTCATCGCCGCGGTGCGCGCGGCCGCGGGGCCGCTGGCGCGCGACCGGGTGCGGGTGAACGCCATCTCGCCGCACGCCATCGCGACGCCGCTGACGGTGCGGTCCATGGCGGAGATGTTCCCCGACGCGGGCGAGGACGCGCTGGTGCGGGTGGTGGAGCGGGACTGGAGCGAGCTGGACGGCACCGTGCTGGCGGTGGAGGACGTGGCCAGGGCGGCGCTGTACCTGGCGTCCGACGAGGCCCGGTACGTGACCGGGCACAACCTGCTCCTCGACGGCGGGTTCACCGCGCACAAGGGCGTCAGCATGCCGTCCCTGGAGGCTGAGGATGGATCAGCAGTGAGACGACAGTGA
- the LOC124675175 gene encoding splicing factor U2af large subunit A-like, translating to MANHGDLSPPADERSEQQPIPVIYTSRYGRTPEGTPISFQLYYKPLAPSATRRPVYEDGATKVLRLINMISPDQLEDDEYYRKFCLRVTEEGQRYGGKLVRTVVPRPDPSGAPVAGVGKVFLEYADLDSSTYSKAMLHWMWFRGKHVMALFYPEDKFANGDYDG from the exons ATGGCCAACCACGGCGACCTCTCCCCGCCGGCCGACGAACGCTCCGAGCAGCAG CCGATTCCAGTCATCTACACGTCACGGTACGGCAGAACACCAGAG GGCACTCCAATTTCCTTTCAACTCTACTACAAACCACTTGCTCCAAGTGCTACTCGG AGACCCGTGTACGAAGATGGAGCGACAAAGGTGCTACGCTTGATCAACATGATTTCACCCGATCAGCTCGAAGATGATGAGTATTATCGGAAGTTTTGCCTGAGGGTGACCGAAGAAGGGCAGAGATATGGTGGCAAACTGGTGAGAACCGTGGTCCCACGGCCTGACCCCAGCGGCGCTCCGGTCGCCGGAGTTGGCAAG GTGTTTCTGGAATATGCAGATCTCGACAGCTCAACATATTCCAAGGCGATGTTGCATTGGATGTGGTTTCGCGGGAAGCATGTGATGGCCCTGTTCTACCCCGAGGACAAGTTTGCTAATGGGGACTACGACGGATAG
- the LOC124672924 gene encoding uncharacterized protein LOC124672924, with amino-acid sequence MDERAMSPGRAPQNRHPGPPRSAEIDAAGAVRVRTTGHRSSKLRRTHAAETNGATCQQGDVSHGAQNTREQLSFENLPEDIVHLIHSLLHVQDAARSACVSRVLLRSWRCYSDLMLADRTLGLTDKKSEEIETNLIDKVDRIIENHYRNGVKVKTLDLDLFGYNNINASYLDRWLHISVKSGIEIEVLNLIMYPFMDDSYYSFPSSVLSDTAAASSIQSIFLMYCAFCPTSTLGCLKRLKSLDLSRVRITDEGLGHLLSKCFALERLVVNGCTGIIFLRIPCTLQQLKLLHITTCETMQVIEIDAPKLCTLYYSGGPLVEISIKNSSQLKNVSFWFNYLFAPGILSYARARLPSITPNVESLTLRSHKENVDTPMLSSKLINLKKLEIGLCASVQAVSPSYDVFSLLSFLDASPALDSFLLSVSRCPHLPGLSIT; translated from the exons ATGGATGAGAGAGCCATGTCCCCTGGTCGCGCACCTCAAAATCGGCACCCAGGGCCTCCTCGATCGGCGGAGATCGATGCGGCCGGCGCTGTGCGTGTGCGCACGACAGGGCATCGCTCGAGTAAACTCCGCCGTACTCATGCAG CTGAAACAAATGGCGCCACCTGCCAGCAAGGTGATGTTTCTCATGGTGCCCAAAATACGAGAGAACAACTTTCTTTCGAGAATCTCCCAGAG GACATCGTACATCTTATACATTCTCTTCTGCACGTGCAAGATGCTGCTCGCTCTGCCTGTGTGTCTCGTGTACTTCTACGTTCCTGGAGATGCTACTCCGACCTCATGCTCGCTGACCGTACACTTGGCTTGACTGACAAGAAATCGGAAGAAATAGAAACCAATCTGATCGACAAAGTTGACAGAATTATTGAAAACCATTACCGCAATGGGGTGAAGGTGAAAACACTTGACCTTGATCTTTTCGGTTACAACAATATCAATGCCTCCTACCTGGACAGGTGGCTCCATATCTCTGTTAAATCTGGGATCGAAATCGAAGTACTAAACTTAATAATGTATCCTTTCATGGATGATAGCTACTACAGCTTCCCATCTTCGGTTTTGTCCGATACGGCAGCTGCAAGTTCGATTCAGTCCATTTTCCTCATGTATTGTGCTTTCTGTCCCACATCAACACTTGGCTGCTTGAAAAGGCTGAAGAGTTTAGATCTTTCAAGGGTCCGCATTACTGACGAAGGACTAGGACACTTGCTTTCAAAATGTTTTGCCCTAGAGCGGCTGGTGGTGAACGGATGCACTGGCATAATTTTCTTGAGAATACCTTGTACGCTGCAGCAGCTCAAGCTCCTTCATATTACAACATGTGAGACGATGCAGGTGATAGAGATCGATGCTCCAAAACTTTGCACTTTATACTATAGTGGGGGGCCTCTGGTAGAAATCTCTATCAAAAATTCTTCCCAACTTAAGAATGTATCTTTTTGGTTTAACTACTTGTTTGCACCTGGCATTCTATCTTATGCTCGTGCCAGGCTTCCATCCATCACACCAAATGTTGAGAGTCTTACCCTGCGCTCTCATAAAGAG AATGTTGACACTCCAATGCTGTCCTCCAAGCTCATCAACCTCAAGAAGTTGGAAATTGGACTCTGCGCATCTGTACAGGCCGTGTCCCCAAGTTATGATGTCttctctcttctttcttttcttgatgCTTCTCCGGCCTTGGATTCTTTCTTGTTGTCTGTAAGTCGCTGTCCACATCTCCCGGGCCTATCTATCACATAA